One stretch of Microcebus murinus isolate Inina chromosome 12, M.murinus_Inina_mat1.0, whole genome shotgun sequence DNA includes these proteins:
- the GADD45G gene encoding growth arrest and DNA damage-inducible protein GADD45 gamma has product MTLEEVRSQDTVPESTARMQGAGKALHELLLSAQRQGCLTAGVYESAKVLNVDPDNVTFCVLAADEEDEGDIALQIHFTLIQAFCCENDIDIVRVGDVQRLAAIVDAGDEAGAPGDLHCILISNPNEDTWKDPALEKLSLFCEESRSVNDWVPSITLPE; this is encoded by the exons ATGACTCTGGAAGAAGTCCGCAGCCAGGATACAGTTCCGGAAAGCACTGCCAG GATGCAGGGTGCCGGTAAAGCGCTGCACGAGCTGCTGCTGTCAGCACAGCGCCAGGGTTGCCTCACCGCCGGCGTGTACGAGTCAGCCAAAGTCCTGAACGT GGACCCTGACAACGTGACCTTCTGCGTGCTGGCCGCCGACGAGGAGGACGAGGGCGACATTGCGCTGCAGATCCATTTCACCCTGATCCAGGCGTTCTGCTGTGAGAACGACATCGACATCGTGCGCGTGGGCGATGTGCAGCGGCTGGCTGCCATCGTGGACGCTGGCGACGAGGCAGGCGCGCCCGGCGACCTGCACTGCATCCTCATCTCG AACCCCAATGAGGACACGTGGAAGGACCCAGCCTTGGAGAAGCTCAGCCTGTTCTGTGAGGAGAGTCGCAGCGTCAACGACTGGGTGCCTAGCATCACCCTCCCCGAGTGA
- the LOC142874350 gene encoding uncharacterized protein LOC142874350: MVRPAGAAPPAGASCQPIGRHPLSDANERESRGSCQKAAWGGQHCPPAAGRGGQGSQRLGVARLRDAWGRGGARPLGRAPALARYAVRFRRFLAPVPNSRSSWEAEGLGHCLRGGCPPARPPGFGTELGDAAGNPSPRAPPTGRLERSWPLSTPAWHTPSIGLAGRGQVGGGPAGPEPVEPRVSGNPGKRRETRRSLPGGEETPARADEVSPGVSRWSAHANHPSARAERSSPAERRSGRAPGPADSRLPQSATAGTFRGSLTERGTLATASFCARRKRSLGTLYRSLFWAKPGRRPGRGPAGSRGARPCREAGASVRKQTDGLFPLRPSAGACCTYLHFCARRGDVSLHRACRRTSAPVRTGRLALGGPSWPDSGGLAAANDPETPGCSRD, translated from the exons ATGGTGCG GCCGGCGGGCGCGGCGCCGCCAGCTGGCGCGAGCTGCCAGCCCATTGGCCGGCACCCGCTTTCTGATGCAAATGAGAGGGAGAGCCGCGGCTCGTGCCAGAAGGCCGCGTGGGGCGGG CAACACTGTCCACCTGccgcggggaggggcgggcagggctCCCAGCGCCTGGGGGTCGCCAGGTTGCGCGACGCGTGGGGTCGGGGCGGCGCGCGGCCCCTGGGGCGCGCCCCTGCACTGGCCCGCTACGCAGTTCGGTTCCGCCGGTTCCTCGCACCAGTGCCGAACAGCCGCTCgagctgggaggcagaggggctggggcacTGTCTGCGCGGCGGGTGCCCTCCCGCCCGGCCCCCGGGCTTTGGCACGGAGCTTGGGGACGCGGCCGGGAATCCCTCTCCCCGCGCGCCACCTACGGGCCGGCTGGAAAGGTCCTGGCCCCTCTCCACCCCCGCCTGGCACACACCTTCCATTGGGCTGGCGGGGCGGGGTCAGGTCGGCGGCGGCCCGGCGGGACCCGAGCCGGTCGAGCCGCGGGTCAGTGGGAACCCGGGCAAGCGCCGCGAGACGCGCCGGAGCCTCCCGGGAGGGGAGGAGACCCCTGCCCGAGCTGATGAAGTGAGCCCGGGTGTCTCGCGCTGGTCCGCACACGCTAACCACCCAAGTGCGCGCGCAGAGCGCTCGTCTCCAGCAGAACGGCGGTCTGGGAGAGCTCCGGGGCCTGCGGACTCCAGGCTGCCGCAGTCCGCGACGGCCGGCACTTTCCGAGGCTCGCTCACCGAGCGCGGCACTTTGGCGACGGCCTCTTTCTGTGCTAGGCGGAAACGCTCGCTGGGGACACTTTATCGCTCCCTGTTCTGGGCGAAGCCTGGGAGGCGGCCAGGCCGTGGGCCGGCGGGTTCGCGGGGAGCCCGGCCCTGCCGCGAGGCTGGAGCGTCAGTGCGAAAGCAGACAGACGGCTTGTTTCCCCTCCGGCCTTCTGCAGGTGCGTGCTGCACGTACCTGCACTTCTGCGCTCGTCGAGGGGACGTTTCGCTCCACCGCGCTTGCAGGCGCACGTCTGCCCCAGTGAGGACCGGGCGCCTCGCCCTCGGCGGCCCCAGCTGGCCCGACTCCGGAGGCCTTGCGGCTGCGAACGACCCCGAAACCCCAG GCTGTTCCCGTGACTGA